Proteins found in one Stigmatopora nigra isolate UIUO_SnigA chromosome 15, RoL_Snig_1.1, whole genome shotgun sequence genomic segment:
- the pold1 gene encoding DNA polymerase delta catalytic subunit, translating to MDYKKRNGGPFKGGLSQAKRSKTGSEWEDSPSQFEEELSMFDDPDLDSEQLEGQAGHDVIPVGDLFSTDVNPRWKRPNAPPLKPTSHSLVFQQIDLDYYLGAHVEGMPGQLYGRVPIIRMFGVTDSGNSVCCHIHGFAPYFYVPAPNGFTPNYLGEFKRELNSAVLKDMRANKDNISVTVLAVDITRKENMYGYHGKQIMDFLRITMSTPRLIAPAKRLLELGLKFGPFPTQCFKSFEANIDFEIRFMVDCDVVGCCWIELPQGKYRVREENRGGDVSSKHPGKVSLCQYEVDVAWTDLISHPAEGEWQRIAPLRVLSFDIECAGRKGIFPEADKDPVIQIASMVQRQGEMEPFIRTVFTLQSCASIVGSQILCFTQEKQLLQSWAEFLRTVDADIITGYNIQNFDFPYLLNRAATLKVNLFPYLGRVRGIKSVLRDLNFQSKQMGRRENKVINMEGRVQFDLLQVLLRDYKLRSYTLNAVSFHFLQEQKEDVQHSIITDLQNGNEQTRRRLAVYCLKDAYLPLRLLQKLMCVINYMEMARVTGVPLTYLLSRGQQIKVVSQLLRQATKQNLVMPVVKSQGGEDYTGATVIEPEKGYYSVPITTLDFSSLYPSIMMAHNLCYTTLLQKGTVEKLGLSPADFIKTPTGDQFVKSSVRKGLLPEILENLLSARKKAKAELKKETDPFKKQVLDGRQLALKISANSVYGFTGAQVGKLPCLEISQSVTGFGRQMIEETKRLVESKYIISNGYQADAKVIYGDTDSVMVKLGVATVQEAMDIGKEAAEWVSSHFVSPIKLEFEKVYFPYLLINKKRYAGLYFSSSADTHDKMDCKGIETVRRDNCPLVANLINTCLQKILIDRDPQGAVTHAKEVISDLLCNRIDISQLVITKELTRSAQEYAGKQAHVELAERMKKRDAGSAPNLGDRVPYVIVRAAKGAAAYMKSEDPIYVLENNIPIDTQHYLDQQLSKPLLRIFEPILGESKAESILLKGDHTRCKTVLTSKVGGLMAFAQKRSTCIGCKAVLKTDAAVCDFCKKKESELYQKEIFHLNTLEERFSRLWTQCQRCQGSLHEDVLCTSRDCPIFYMRKKVQKDLDDQSKLVSRFGW from the exons ATGGATTATAAAAAGCGCAATGGTGGCCCTTTCAAGGGTGGCCTTTCCCAGGCCAAACGCAGCAAGACGGGCAGCGAATGGGAGGACAGTCCCTCACAGTTTGAGGAAGAATTGTCCATGTTTGATGATCCGGACTTAGATTCAGAGCAGTTGGAAGGGCAGGCCGGCCATGATGTTATTCCTGTTG GGGACCTCTTTTCGACAGATGTCAACCCTCGCTGGAAAAGGCCTAATGCCCCTCCACTGAAACCAACTAGTCATTCATTGGTGTTTCAGCAAATTGATTTGGACTATTATTTAG GAGCACACGTGGAAGGCATGCCTGGTCAGTTATATGGAAGAGTCCCTATCATTCGCATGTTTGGAGTGACGGACAGTGGGAACAGCGTGTGCTGTCACATTCACGGCTTTGCACCTTACTTCTACGTTCCGGCACCAAATG GATTTACCCCCAATTACTTGGGTGAATTTAAAAGAGAACTCAACTCCGCTGTGCTGAAGGACATGCGCGCCAACAAAGACAACATCTCCGTCACGGTGTTAGCAGTGGACATCACACGCAAAGAAA ATATGTATGGCTACCATGGCAAGCAAATCATGGATTTCTTGCGGATCACCATGTCGACTCCGCGTCTGATTGCACCCGCCAAACGACTGTTGGAGCTGGGTTTGAAGTTCGGACCCTTTCCCACGCAGTGTTTTAAATCGTTCGAAGCCAACATAGATTTTGAAATCAG ATTCATGGTGGACTGTGATGTGGTTGGCTGCTGCTGGATTGAACTTCCTCAAGGCAAGTACAGAGTCCGTGAGGAAAACCGTGGCGGGGACGTATCTTCCAAGCACCCAGGCAAG GTGTCCTTGTGTCAGTATGAAGTGGATGTGGCATGGACCGACTTGATAAGTCACCCAGCGGAAGGAGAATGGCAGAGAATTGCGCCACTCCGCGTGCTCAGCTTTGACATTGAGTGTGCTGGAAGAAAAG gaaTTTTCCCAGAAGCAGACAAAGACCCGGTGATTCAGATCGCATCCATGGTGCAGCGACAGGGGGAGATGGAGCCCTTCATTCGGACGGTCTTCACGTTGCAGTCCTGCGCTAGCATTGTGGGCTCTCAGATTTTATGCTTCACTCAAGAGAAGCAGCTCCTGCAG AGCTGGGCTGAGTTTTTAAGGACGGTGGACGCGGACATTATCACCGGATACAACATCCAAAACTTTGACTTTCCCTACTTGCTGAACAGAGCAGCTACTTTAAAG GTCAATCTTTTTCCGTATTTGGGCCGAGTGAGAGGGATCAAGTCCGTGTTGCGAGACCTCAACTTTCAGAGCAAGCAGATGGGACGCCGAGAGAACAAGGTCATCAACATGGAGGGCCGAGTTCAGTTCGACCTCCTGCAG GTTCTCCTCCGAGACTACAAGCTTCGCTCTTACACACTGAATGCTGTGAGTTTCCACTTTTTACAAGAGCAAAAGGAGGACGTTCAGCACTCCATCATCACCGATCTTCAG AACGGCAACGAACAGACACGGCGACGTTTAGCCGTCTACTGCCTGAAAGACGCCTACCTGCCCCTGCGGCTGCTGCAGAAACTAATGTGCGTGATCAATTACATGGAGATGGCCAGAGTCACCGGAGTGCCTCTTACCTATTTGTTGTCAAGAGGCCAGCAGATCAAAGTTGTCTCGCAGCTACTGCGACAG GCCACTAAGCAGAACTTGGTGATGCCTGTGGTCAAGTCGCAAGGGGGAGAAGATTACACTGGAGCAACTGTGATTGAACCAGAAAAAGG ATATTACAGCGTTCCCATCACCACTTTGGATTTTTCCTCCCTGTATCCGTCCATCATGATGGCTCACAACCTGTGTTACACCACTTTGTTGCAGAAGGGGACGGTTGAAAAACTGGG GTTGTCACCAGCCGACTTCATCAAGACACCCACCGGTGATCAGTTTGTGAAGAGCTCGGTTAGGAAAGGCCTGCTACCTGAAATTTTGGAGAACCTGCTTTCAGCCAGGAAAAA GGCCAAAGCAGAGCTGAAGAAGGAAACGGACCCTTTTAAGAAGCAGGTGCTGGACGGCCGACAGCTGGCCTTGAAAATCAGTGCCAACTCGGTTTATGGTTTCACGGGGGCTCAGGTGGGCAAGCTGCCCTGTCTGGAGATCTCCCAG AGCGTGACTGGGTTTGGAAGACAGATGATTGAGGAAACCAAGCGTTTGGTGGAGTCCAAGTACATTATTTCCAATGGTTACCAAGCTGATGCCAAA GTTATCTATGGAGATACAGACTCAGTCATGGTCAAGCTGGGTGTGGCCACAGTGCAAGAAGCTATGGACATCGGAAAAGAGGCAGCAGAGTGGGTGTCGTCCCATTTCGTGTCCCCCATCAAACTAGAGTTTGAGAAG GTGTACTTCCCGTATTTGCTGATCAACAAAAAACGCTACGCCGGCCTCTACTTCTCCTCCAGCGCAGACACACACGACAAGATGGACTGTAAGGGCATCGAAACCGTCCGGAGAGACAactgccctcttgtggcaaATCTCATCAACACTTGCCTGCAGAAAATCCTAATCGACAG GGACCCCCAGGGTGCGGTGACTCACGCTAAAGAGGTGATCTCGGACCTACTTTGCAACCGCATCGACATCAGCCAGCTGGTCATCACCAAGGAGCTGACGCGCAGCGCCCAGGAATACGCCGGCAAACAGGCCCACGTGGAACTGGCTGAAAG GATGAAGAAAAGAGACGCAGGCAGCGCTCCCAACCTGGGCGATCGAGTTCCTTACGTCATCGTGAGGGCCGCCAAAGGAGCCGCGGCGTACATGAAGTCTGAG GACCCCATCTACGTGCTGGAAAACAACATCCCCATCGACACCCAGCATTACCTGGACCAGCAGCTGTCCAAACCCCTGCTGAGAATTTTCGAACCCATTCTTGGGGAGAGCAAGGCCGAAAGCATCCTCCTCA AGGGCGACCACACGCGCTGTAAAACTGTGCTGACGTCAAAAGTGGGAGGCCTGATGGCGTTTGCTCAGAAGAGGAGCACCTGTATTGGCTGCAAAGCGGTGCTCAAGACCGATG ccGCCGTGTGTGATTTCTGTAAGAAGAAAGAATCGGAACTGTACCAAAAAGAG ATCTTCCATTTAAACACACTGGAGGAGCGCTTCTCCCGACTGTGGACTCAGTGTCAGCGGTGCCAAGGCTCCCTACACGAAGACGTACTCTGCACTAG CCGTGACTGCCCCATCTTCTACATGAGGAAGAAGGTTCAAAAAGATCTGGACGACCAGAGCAAACTCGTGTCTCGGTTTGGATGGTGA
- the znhit1 gene encoding zinc finger HIT domain-containing protein 1, translated as MVLEKKNSARVEAGQRRILDDATRLRRLSRQLEALEKDNFQDDPLSSLPPPGPTARLPAFSETEEPEKKKRKTRGDHFKLRFRKNFTALLEEENLADKPEPNYLSALVPPSSLPPRHFCCVCGFPSNYTCTTCGGRYCCVKCLVTHRETRCLKWTL; from the coding sequence ATGGTGCTGGAAAAGAAGAACTCGGCTCGGGTGGAGGCTGGCCAGCGGAGAATTCTGGACGATGCTACCCGCCTGAGGAGGCTGAGTCGGCAGCTGGAGGCTTTGGAAAAAGACAACTTCCAGGACGACCCTCTGAGTTCGCTCCCCCCGCCGGGTCCGACTGCACGCCTTCCTGCCTTTAGTGAAACAGAGGAGCccgagaagaagaaaagaaagacgCGGGGGGACCACTTCAAGTTACGTTTCAGGAAAAACTTCACGGCGCTTCTCGAAGAGGAGAACCTAGCCGACAAGCCGGAGCCCAACTATCTTTCGGCACTGGTGCCGCCCTCTTCTCTTCCCCCACGTCATTTTTGTTGCGTTTGCGGCTTCCCGTCCAACTACACGTGCACCACCTGTGGGGGACGCTATTGCTGCGTCAAATGTTTGGTCACACACCGAGAGACGAGGTGTCTCAAGTGGACGCTTTGA